In Thiovibrio frasassiensis, one DNA window encodes the following:
- the rpsK gene encoding 30S ribosomal protein S11, which translates to MASPKASRPKRKEKKNVPEGICFIHSTFNNTLVTFADRQGNVISWSSAGCLGFKGSRKSTPFAAQNTVDAAAKKAQEHGMRKVEVRVNGPGPGRESAIRALQTNGFDVSVIRDVTPVPHNGCKPPKRRRV; encoded by the coding sequence ATGGCTAGTCCGAAAGCGAGTCGTCCGAAGCGCAAGGAAAAGAAAAATGTACCCGAGGGAATATGTTTTATTCACTCAACCTTTAACAATACCCTTGTGACGTTTGCGGACAGGCAGGGAAATGTTATTTCTTGGTCCAGTGCCGGTTGTTTGGGGTTTAAGGGCTCACGGAAAAGCACCCCTTTTGCTGCGCAGAACACAGTTGATGCCGCGGCGAAAAAAGCCCAGGAACATGGCATGCGTAAGGTTGAGGTTAGGGTTAATGGCCCTGGACCGGGACGTGAATCTGCCATTCGGGCTCTCCAGACAAATGGATTTGATGTGAGCGTTATCCGTGATGTGACCCCAGTGCCGCATAATGGCTGTAAGCCACCCAAGAGACGAAGGGTGTAG
- the rpsD gene encoding 30S ribosomal protein S4 — translation MARYTGAECRQCRREKLKLFLKGDRCYSDKCAFERRSFAPGQHGQARVRKVSDYAIQLREKQKVRRIYGMLEGQFRKYFEIAERIKGVTGENLLMLLESRLDNVIYRLGYANSRNQGRQLVRHDHIEVNGRKVNIPSFRVSINDVITLKEKSRKVAAINESLEAVVRRGVPSWLELDKDNYKGTVKALPSRQEITMPIQEQLIVELYSK, via the coding sequence TTGGCCAGATATACAGGCGCGGAATGCCGGCAGTGTCGGCGTGAAAAACTCAAGTTGTTTTTGAAGGGCGACAGATGCTATTCAGACAAGTGTGCCTTTGAAAGGCGTTCTTTTGCTCCTGGTCAGCATGGACAGGCTCGGGTGCGCAAGGTTTCTGACTATGCCATTCAGCTGCGGGAAAAACAAAAGGTTCGTCGGATCTATGGCATGTTGGAAGGTCAATTCCGGAAATATTTTGAGATTGCCGAGCGCATCAAGGGTGTTACCGGCGAAAATCTCCTGATGCTTCTGGAGAGTCGGCTCGATAACGTGATCTACCGTCTTGGTTATGCAAATTCCAGGAATCAGGGTCGCCAATTGGTACGGCATGATCATATTGAGGTAAACGGCAGGAAAGTAAATATCCCTTCCTTCCGGGTTTCCATTAATGACGTCATTACCTTGAAAGAAAAAAGCCGCAAGGTTGCCGCCATCAATGAGAGCCTCGAAGCCGTTGTGCGTCGGGGTGTGCCAAGCTGGTTGGAGCTTGATAAAGATAACTACAAGGGAACTGTAAAGGCATTACCGAGCCGGCAGGAAATTACCATGCCGATTCAGGAGCAGTTGATTGTAGAGCTTTACTCCAAATAA
- a CDS encoding DNA-directed RNA polymerase subunit alpha gives MTLASDPFYRNWHELIIPERLEVDQDSHTKSFGKFICQPLERGFATTIGNSLRRILLSSIQGAAIVSVKIDGALHELSTIPGVKEDVTQIILNLKEVRLKLNTPGSQIVRIEKNKLGIVTAGDITSGGKVEVMNPDKEICTITGEGVFKAEFEVKWGKGYVPAEKNKAEEQVIGVIPIDAIFTPIVNVKSLVSQARVGQQTDYDKLTLEITTDGSVKPEDALAYAAKIMKEQLQVFIAFDEESVEPAVDDARVDNRSPVNENLYRSVEDLELSVRSANCLRNADIRYIGELVQKSEAEMLKTKNFGRKSLNEIKQLLSEMELSLGMKLDGWEPPVVSDKVSDEQL, from the coding sequence ATGACACTTGCGTCTGATCCGTTTTACAGAAATTGGCATGAGCTTATCATTCCTGAAAGACTGGAAGTAGACCAGGACAGCCATACAAAAAGTTTCGGCAAATTCATCTGTCAGCCTTTGGAGCGGGGTTTTGCCACAACTATCGGTAATTCCCTGCGTAGGATTCTTTTGTCCTCAATTCAGGGTGCAGCAATTGTTTCGGTAAAAATTGATGGCGCTCTGCACGAGCTTTCTACCATCCCCGGGGTTAAAGAGGATGTCACCCAGATCATCCTGAACCTGAAAGAAGTGCGTCTGAAACTGAATACTCCTGGCTCGCAGATCGTTAGAATCGAAAAGAACAAACTTGGCATTGTAACCGCAGGGGATATTACCTCCGGGGGCAAGGTTGAGGTGATGAATCCTGACAAGGAGATTTGCACCATCACCGGCGAGGGTGTTTTTAAGGCCGAGTTTGAGGTGAAATGGGGCAAGGGATACGTTCCCGCCGAGAAAAATAAGGCTGAAGAGCAGGTGATCGGGGTAATACCCATCGATGCTATTTTTACGCCGATTGTGAATGTGAAGTCTTTGGTTAGCCAGGCTCGTGTAGGCCAGCAGACCGATTATGACAAGCTGACCCTGGAAATCACCACCGACGGTAGCGTGAAACCAGAAGACGCTTTGGCGTATGCCGCCAAAATCATGAAAGAACAGTTGCAGGTCTTTATCGCTTTTGATGAAGAATCTGTTGAGCCTGCCGTTGATGATGCCCGTGTAGACAATCGGTCACCTGTCAATGAGAATCTCTATCGCAGCGTAGAGGATCTGGAACTTTCAGTCCGTTCAGCGAATTGCCTGCGTAATGCTGATATCCGTTATATCGGCGAACTGGTCCAAAAATCAGAGGCAGAGATGCTGAAGACCAAAAACTTTGGTCGTAAATCTCTTAATGAGATCAAGCAGTTGCTGTCAGAGATGGAGCTTTCGCTTGGTATGAAATTAGATGGCTGGGAGCCTCCTGTCGTGTCAGACAAGGTGTCTGACGAGCAGTTATAA
- the rplQ gene encoding 50S ribosomal protein L17, with product MRHRNAGKRLGRTTSHRQAMVRNMVTSLLEHERIVTTTPKAKEVRKVADQMITLAKRGDLHARRQALSFIQDKKVVAKLFDVLKDEYMDRNGGYTRIIRTGNRLGDAAEMAILELVNYSEVKPVKAEKVDN from the coding sequence ATGAGACATAGAAACGCAGGCAAAAGACTTGGCAGGACAACATCCCACCGCCAGGCCATGGTTCGCAATATGGTTACCTCTCTGTTAGAGCATGAGAGAATTGTAACCACCACCCCCAAGGCCAAGGAAGTTCGCAAGGTGGCTGATCAGATGATAACCTTGGCCAAGCGTGGTGACCTTCATGCCCGCCGGCAGGCGTTATCCTTCATTCAGGATAAAAAGGTTGTTGCCAAACTTTTTGACGTCCTCAAAGATGAGTACATGGATCGTAATGGCGGGTATACCAGGATTATCAGAACCGGCAATCGTCTTGGCGATGCGGCTGAGATGGCGATCCTCGAGTTGGTCAATTACAGTGAAGTGAAACCGGTAAAAGCGGAAAAAGTAGATAATTAA